One Vanessa cardui chromosome 17, ilVanCard2.1, whole genome shotgun sequence DNA window includes the following coding sequences:
- the LOC124536801 gene encoding uncharacterized protein LOC124536801 codes for MTSKRKRERENEAERHVKRQRRRKRSRSEPLMNDPDNAEKRQALKRLFGRICSVEMDNEHHNSDNLFDNINDHESQDAYGDENDDPLLDSVPVDMDPEQLGFLVCAQETLRFLHGRGIPIEHPVFSRLRSRLLRGIGEMAMA; via the coding sequence ATGACGAGCAAGCGTAAGCGCGAACGCGAGAACGAAGCTGAGCGGCACGTCAAGCGTCAGCGGCGTCGCAAGCGTTCTCGCAGCGAGCCGCTCATGAATGATCCCGATAATGCTGAGAAGCGTCAGGCGCTTAAACGTTTATTCGGACGGATTTGTTCAGTGGAAATGGATAACGAGCACCACAATTCGGATAATTTGTTTGACAACATAAACGATCACGAGAGCCAGGACGCTTATGGAGACGAAAACGACGACCCTCTGCTGGATTCGGTGCCTGTGGACATGGATCCCGAGCAGCTGGGATTCCTGGTGTGCGCTCAGGAGACGCTGCGATTCTTGCACGGCCGTGGGATCCCCATCGAACACCCGGTGTTCTCAAGGCTGCGCTCACGCCTTCTCCGTGGGATCGGCGAGATGGCGATGGCCTGA